The uncultured Fibrobacter sp. genome segment ACATAAGTGCTAAAGCACTAAGTGGTCAAAGGTAGCCTCTATTCTCTAGCCTCTCCCGCCTTTATATTCTATCTTTTATCCCATGCCACTCGATTCAGCAAAACACCTGGTCGGGCTTGTGAGCCCGCATGTCCTTTCCGCCGCCGAGGCCGACCCTATCAGCCCGGTAGTCATGGACCTCCAGGCCTGCGACATGCTCGAAATCCGCTACGACTGGTTCGAGAAAGGCTCTTGGGCCAGCCTCTCCGCCCGTGTCCGCAAGATTGCCCCGAATTCCGAACAAATTGGCACCGTCCGTCTTGTCCGCGACGGCGGGACATTCCCCGACGATTCCGTCGCGGAACGACCCGCCCTATGGGCCTCCATCTTCGCCGCCGCCGAAGTCCCGGAATGGATGGACCTGGAACGCGACTGCCTCCACAACTACGGCGACCTGGACGAGCTTGCCAAACCCCGCGGCACGCGCATCATCGTCTCGGAGCACAACTTTGTACGCATTCCGACTCTCCTGGAGTTGAAAAAGCTCGCGCAGGACGCCCAGCGGGTCAAGGCCGCAGGGCTCAAGATTGCCGCCATGAGCAACGGAGCCACGGATTGCCAGCGGCTTTACCAGTTCGCAAGCAAGAACGCAAAAAATTTTGAAATGTTCGCCGCCTTCGGCATGGGCGAATCCGGCAAGCCTTCCCGAATTTGGTCGCTCCACGAAGGCGCAAACCTCACCTACGGGTCTATCGAAGTGGGTGCTGCCCCCGGCCAGATCGATGTTGTCACCATGAGGAAGGCCCTGGACACTTTTGATAATTTTAATTCTGAAAACGACATATTGGCGTTTTTGAACAAATTTGAGTAAATTTGACTATTTTCATGCTACAATTTTGGCACATTTGAGTATTTTCTCGTAAAAACCTCGTCAAAAGCCATTTTTTTTTCTAAAATATCAAGTTGAACAATACAAGAGGTTTCACTATATGAGACTTTCCGAAAGATTTGTTGACAACTGCATCTTGATCAACTCTGCCAGCCAAACCAAAGAGGCTATCCTCAACGAGCTGGTGGACACGCTCTGCAGTGCCTACAAACTGGAACACCGCGACGAAATATTCGAGGCCGTATGGAACCGCGAAAAGAGCCGTTCCACCGGTATCGGTTGCGGTCTTGCGGTGCCGCACGCGAAAATCGACTATGTCGATCGCATGTGCATGGTGGCCGCCACCGTCGAGAAGGGTCTTGATTTCGAATCCTTCGACGGAGAACCGGTCTACCTCATTATCCTTATCGTAAGCCCGGGCAACACTGTGGGCCCGCACCTCAAGGCGCTCTCCTCCGTAAGCCGCCTGCTTGCCGACGGAACCGTGCGCAAGGACCTCATCGAGTCGAAAACCCCGTCCGAGTTCCTTACCATCCTCCGCGCCGCCGAAGATAAGTTTTTGTAGGGATCAGGATCTAGGGGCTAGGATCTAGGGGTCAGTCAATTTAGGCATAGAAAACCCCTAGTCTCTAAATTCTAGCCTCTAACCCCTATACTTACCATCCTCCGCGCCGCCGAAGATAAGTTTTTGTGGGGATCAGGATCTAGGGGCTAGGATCTAGGGGTCAGTCAATTTAGGCATAGAAAACCCCTAGTCTCTAAATTCTAGCCTCTAACCCCTATAAAGTCCCCTTGACATCCTGAATTTTCTTTTATATATTTGCACCCACCTCGGACGGTTAGCTCAGTTGGTTTAGAGCGCTGCTTTCACACGGCAGAGGTCACTGGTTCAAATCCAGTACCGTCCACGAAAAGGCCGCCCCGCAAAGGCGGCTTTTGTTTTTCCCTTCCATTTTTCCAGTACAAAATATTGCTATTTTCCCCGCACACGCAACGCAACCGCGCAGAGAGGCATCTAAACGGCATGAATACGAAAATAGCGATTCTTCTTGGGTTCCTGGTCCCGGCTACAGCCGCCTTCGGCGGCACATGGACGCTCGCGGACTGCCTCAAGCAGGCCAAGGAAAAGAGCCTCTCGCTGGAAACAGCCAAGCTCCGCGAACAGAAGGCGGACATCAGCGTAAAGC includes the following:
- a CDS encoding type I 3-dehydroquinate dehydratase; protein product: MPLDSAKHLVGLVSPHVLSAAEADPISPVVMDLQACDMLEIRYDWFEKGSWASLSARVRKIAPNSEQIGTVRLVRDGGTFPDDSVAERPALWASIFAAAEVPEWMDLERDCLHNYGDLDELAKPRGTRIIVSEHNFVRIPTLLELKKLAQDAQRVKAAGLKIAAMSNGATDCQRLYQFASKNAKNFEMFAAFGMGESGKPSRIWSLHEGANLTYGSIEVGAAPGQIDVVTMRKALDTFDNFNSENDILAFLNKFE
- a CDS encoding PTS sugar transporter subunit IIA, which codes for MRLSERFVDNCILINSASQTKEAILNELVDTLCSAYKLEHRDEIFEAVWNREKSRSTGIGCGLAVPHAKIDYVDRMCMVAATVEKGLDFESFDGEPVYLIILIVSPGNTVGPHLKALSSVSRLLADGTVRKDLIESKTPSEFLTILRAAEDKFL